Proteins from one Penicillium digitatum chromosome 2, complete sequence genomic window:
- a CDS encoding Nucleotide-binding, alpha-beta plait: MTTRKHNDFLDIAASDDEASGSDRGYDSEANAVESKGRAVKRRRTTTTQDFSQQSDEEEDDDKKNLEHKDKDSEDENGGASLEDSTKPSTKSAKSLKAKGKLAKLSKLATGKAPKKPRSGVIYFSSLPPYLKPFALKAMLEKRGFGGITKIFLAPLLPSAAGQRSRSNKRKLYTEGWIEFESKKTAKICAETLNATIVGGLKSSWYHDDVWNIKYLSRYSWEDLMQSVQRERSERESKRKIADAREAKEAKMFIAGVESGRIADGMAKKNEEKMRRRLEAAGDGDKELPQLKAAQSTRRRFHFQQNEVVKGSKDGVMADDAKRVLGKIF, encoded by the exons CGTGGCTACGACTCCGAAGCCAATGCGGTGGAGAGCAAAGGACGGGCCGTGAAGCGGCGGCGGACGACAACCACGCAAGATTTCTCGCAGCAGTCtgacgaagaggaggatgatgacaaaaaaaacctcGAACACAAAGACAAAGACAGCGAGGATGAAAACGGCGGCGCAAGTCTAGAAGATTCAACAAAACCCAGCACCAAATCAGCCAAGTCGCTCAAAGCAAAGGGCAAGCTCGCTAAGCTGTCGAAACTAGCCACCGGCAAAGCACCCAAGAAACCCCGTTcgggtgtcatttacttttcttctctcccgcCATACCTTAAACCTTTCGCCCTGAAAGCAATGCTTGAGAAGAGAGGGTTCGGAGGTATCACGAAGATTTTCCTAGCGCCTCTTCTCCCCTCTGCAGCCGGTCAGCGCAGCCGCTCGAATAAGAGAAAGCTCTACACGGAAGGATGGATCGAGTTTGAGTCCAAAAAGACGGCCAAGATCTGCGCGGAGACATTGAATGCGACAATTGTTGGTGGTTTGAAGTCAAGCT GGTATCACGATGATGTGTGGAACATCAAATATCTCTCACGATACTCCTGGGAGGATCTCATGCAATCTGTACAACGAGAGAGATCCGAAAGGGAAAGCAAGAGGAAGATTGCCGATGCTCGCGAAGCCAAGGAAGCTAAAATGTTCATTGCGGGTGTTGAGAGTGGTCGTATTGCTGACGGTATGGCGAAAAAGAATGaggagaagatgaggaggaggTTGGAGGCGGCTGGCGATGGGGATAAGGAACTGCCGCAGCTCAAGGCTGCGCAATCTACGAGAAGGCGGTTCCATTTCCAGCAGAATGAGGTTGTTAAGGGGTCGAAGGATGGTGTTATGGCTGATGATGCAAAGCGGGTACTTGGGAAGATCTTCTAA
- a CDS encoding NMD3 has translation MSMDLDEPVYFAQQEKVAATILCCNCGAAIDGTLSAGALCSDCIRLTVDVAGGVQREAVIHCCRDCERWLQPPNSWVVAALESKELLAICLRKLRGLNKVRIIDASFIWTEPHSKRLRLKITIQTEAFQGTIVQQQFEVEYVIANQQCSGCAKSYTHHSWEASVQVRQKVPHKRTFLYLEQLILKHNAHRDTVNIKEVHEGLDFFFSKRNEAERMLSFLEKNIPVRCKKSHELISMDIHTSVANYKFNFSVEIIPICKDDLVALPIKLARSLSDISPLAICNRVGTSINLLDPCTLRTTDLPTSTYWRQPFPNLADTTELREFIVLDIESTGHSNGRYLLSEATVARASDLGSNDITYFTRTHLGGVLHVGDSVLGYHLSGTQFNNDQFEAIENSNQYSSTIPDVVLIKKHYVRSKKSKARSWRLKRMAREHEEEATAAVVNVPTSKRQEQEQARMEQDYEMFLRDVEEDQELRQTLDLYKNRQYQVRADQMDEDGDDDMDEDGQALPKINMDELLDDFDELNMEDNE, from the exons GGAGGT GTGCAAAGAGAAGCCGTGATTCACTGCTGTAGGGATTGTGAACGGTGGCTACAGCCCCCCAACAGCTGGGTCGTCGCAGCTCTCGAGTCGAAGGAACTACTCGCCATTTGTCTACGCAAGCTCCGTGGCCTAAACAAAGTCCGAATCATCGATGCTAGCTTTATTTGGACGGAACCCCATAGCAAGCGACTGCGTTTGAAAATCACTATACAAA CGGAGGCCTTCCAAGGCACTATTGTACAACAGCAATTTGAGGTTGAATATGTTATTGCCAATCAGCAGTGTTCTGG ATGTGCCAAGAGCTATACGCATCACTCATGGGAAGCATCAGTGCAAGTCCGGCAGAAGGTCCCTCACAAGCGGACATTTTTGTACCTGGAACAGCTTATTCTCAAGCACAATGCCCACAGGGATACTGTCAATATCAAGGAAGTACACGAGGGCCTtgatttcttcttttcaaagAGGAATGAAGCCGAACGCATGCTTTCATTCTTAGAAAA AAATATTCCGGTTAGATGCAAAAAATCCCACGAGCTGATCTCAATGGATATACACACAAGCGTTGCGAACTACAAGTTCAATTTTAGCGTTGAGATCATCCCTATCTGCAAGGACGATCTGGTTGCTTTACCGATTAAGCTGGCCCGCTCGTTGTCTGACATAAGCCCGCTCGCTATCTGTAACCGGGTAGGCACGTCTATCAATCTTTTGGACCCTTGCACCCTGCGGACAACCGATCTTCCTACTAGCACTTACTGGCGCCAGCCATTCCCGAATCTTGCGGATACCACCGAGCTGAGGGAATTTATCGTCTTAGACATTGAATCCACCGGCCACTCTAATGGTCGGTACCTCCTATCTGAGGCCACAGTTGCTCGTGCTTCGGATCTAGGATCCAACGATATCACCTATTTCACACGGACTCACCTCGGTGGTGTTCTACACGTGGGTGATTCTGTTCTCGGGTACCATTTGTCAGGAACCCAGTTCAACAATGATCAATTCGAAGCAATTGAGAACAGCAACCAGTACAGCTCAACAATTCCGGATGTGGTCCTTATCAAGAAGCACTATGTCCGCAGCAAGAAGTCCAAGGCCCGCAGCTGGCGTTTGAAGCGCATGGCTCGCGAGCACGAAGAGGAGGCGACTGCCGCTGTGGTCAACGTTCCCACAAGCAAGcgccaggagcaggagcaggctaGGATGGAACAAGATTACGAAATGTTCTTGCGTGAcgttgaagaagatcaggAACTGCGTCAAACCCTCGATCTGTACAAAAACCGCCAGTACCAGGTCAGGGCAGACCAGATGGATGaggatggtgatgatgacaTGGACGAGGATGGACAAGCCTTGCCGAAAATCAACATGGATGAGCTgcttgatgactttgatgagTTGAACATGGAGGACAACGAGTAG